In Luteitalea sp. TBR-22, one genomic interval encodes:
- a CDS encoding helix-turn-helix domain-containing protein, which produces MARARASAPSDRFCPVLDAIGVLQGKWTMQIVHALMDGPMGFNELARAIGGCNPSTLAQRLETLVGLDLLARRVEASSPPRTLYSLTAAGAALQPVVAAIDDWGRRHLRRERVQAVRRAATRARESRTGR; this is translated from the coding sequence GTGGCCCGCGCCCGTGCCTCCGCCCCGTCCGATCGCTTCTGTCCCGTGCTCGACGCGATCGGCGTCCTGCAGGGGAAGTGGACGATGCAGATCGTGCATGCGCTGATGGACGGTCCGATGGGGTTCAACGAGCTGGCCCGCGCCATCGGCGGCTGCAATCCCTCGACGCTCGCCCAGCGTCTCGAGACGCTCGTCGGTCTCGACCTCCTCGCGCGGCGCGTCGAGGCCTCCTCGCCGCCCCGCACCCTGTACTCGCTCACCGCCGCCGGCGCCGCGCTGCAGCCCGTGGTGGCCGCCATCGACGACTGGGGACGCCGCCACCTGCGACGCGAGCGCGTGCAGGCCGTGCGTCGCGCCGCCACCCGCGCCAGGGAGTCCCGGACAGGACGGTAG
- the fumC gene encoding class II fumarate hydratase has protein sequence MTKTRTEKDSMGPIEVPADVYWAAQTQRSIQNFPIGVDRFKWQRPVIRALGILKKAAAQANAELGELTQAVADPIVRAADEVIAGELDSQFPLVVFQTGSGTQSNMNANEVIANRAVALTGGTVGVDRTIHPNDHVNRGQSSNDTFPTAMHIAVVEQLQHRLFPSVGKLRATLAAKSAAFEDLVKTGRTHLQDATPITLGQEIGAWVAQIDFGLKAVEQSLDGLYDLAIGGTAVGTGLNAHPQFGDRTAHYISQATGYPFRSAANKFFALSAHDALVETSAALRTLAGGLMKMANDVRWLASGPRCGIGELFIPENEPGSSIMPGKVNPTQSEAMTMVCVQVFGNDAAVAFAGTQGNFQLNVFKPVMVHNVLESIALISDACLAFEEGCAKGIEPNREKIAENLGKNLMLVTALNRHIGYDKAAAIAKTAQKKGLTLREAALASGDVTAEQYEQWIVPVEMTRPSKG, from the coding sequence ATGACCAAGACCCGCACCGAGAAGGATTCGATGGGCCCGATCGAGGTGCCCGCCGACGTGTACTGGGCCGCGCAGACGCAGCGGTCGATCCAGAACTTCCCGATTGGCGTGGATCGCTTCAAGTGGCAGCGTCCCGTCATCCGCGCCCTCGGCATCCTCAAGAAGGCCGCGGCGCAAGCCAATGCCGAGCTGGGCGAGCTGACGCAGGCGGTCGCCGACCCGATCGTCCGCGCCGCCGACGAGGTGATTGCCGGCGAGCTCGACAGCCAGTTCCCGCTCGTCGTCTTCCAGACCGGATCGGGCACGCAGTCGAACATGAACGCCAACGAGGTGATTGCCAATCGCGCCGTGGCGCTCACCGGCGGCACCGTCGGCGTCGACCGCACCATCCATCCCAACGACCACGTCAATCGCGGTCAATCGTCCAACGACACGTTTCCCACGGCGATGCACATCGCGGTGGTGGAGCAGTTGCAGCACCGCCTGTTCCCGTCGGTGGGCAAGCTGCGGGCGACGCTGGCGGCCAAGTCGGCGGCCTTCGAGGACCTCGTCAAGACGGGACGCACGCACCTGCAGGACGCCACGCCCATCACGCTGGGGCAGGAGATCGGCGCCTGGGTGGCCCAGATCGACTTCGGCCTGAAGGCGGTGGAGCAGTCGCTCGATGGCCTGTACGACCTGGCGATCGGCGGCACCGCCGTGGGCACCGGCCTGAATGCCCACCCGCAGTTCGGGGATCGCACCGCCCATTACATCTCGCAGGCTACCGGCTACCCGTTCCGCTCGGCCGCCAACAAGTTCTTCGCGCTCTCGGCGCACGACGCGCTGGTCGAGACGTCGGCAGCGCTGCGGACGCTGGCCGGCGGGCTGATGAAGATGGCCAACGACGTCCGCTGGCTCGCCAGCGGCCCGCGCTGTGGCATCGGCGAGCTGTTCATCCCCGAGAACGAGCCCGGCTCGTCGATCATGCCCGGCAAGGTGAATCCCACCCAGTCGGAAGCCATGACGATGGTGTGCGTGCAGGTGTTCGGCAACGATGCGGCGGTGGCGTTTGCCGGCACGCAGGGCAACTTCCAGCTGAACGTCTTCAAGCCGGTGATGGTGCACAACGTGCTCGAGAGCATCGCCTTGATCTCGGACGCGTGCCTGGCCTTCGAGGAGGGCTGCGCGAAGGGCATCGAGCCCAACCGCGAGAAGATCGCCGAGAACCTCGGCAAGAACCTGATGCTGGTGACGGCACTCAACCGTCACATCGGCTACGACAAGGCGGCGGCCATCGCCAAGACGGCGCAGAAGAAAGGCCTGACCTTGAGAGAGGCGGCCCTGGCGTCGGGCGACGTGACCGCCGAGCAGTACGAGCAGTGGATCGTCCCCGTGGAGATGACCCGGCCCAGCAAGGGCTGA
- a CDS encoding low specificity L-threonine aldolase: MIDLRSDTVTRPTPQMRAAIAAAPVGDDQFGEDPSINALQEQGAALLGKEAALWLPTGTMANQVALRTLTRPGDDVIVSRESHLAWHETGAAAANAGVQLTEIGQAGRFSADEFLAAVKPKGHMLYPPTTLVAVENTHNRAGGIVVPLADAEAICAAARAHGIASLLDGARLWNAAVALGVPPAAVAAPFDVVWAALSKGLGAPAGSLLAGPRDVIARAVRYRRMFGGAMRQVGLLAAAATHALAHHYARLVDDHAHARLIGERVAQSPGVRLDLATVQTNIVMFHLSPGAPDAATVVARARERGVLLIAFGPRTLRVVTHLEVTRDQCARAADILAELCTTDA, from the coding sequence ATGATCGATCTCCGCTCCGACACAGTGACCAGGCCGACGCCCCAGATGCGCGCGGCCATCGCAGCGGCGCCGGTCGGCGACGACCAGTTCGGCGAGGACCCGTCGATCAACGCGCTGCAGGAGCAGGGCGCGGCGCTGCTCGGCAAGGAGGCGGCCCTCTGGTTGCCCACCGGGACGATGGCCAACCAGGTGGCGCTCCGCACGCTCACGCGCCCGGGCGACGATGTGATCGTGAGCCGGGAGAGTCACCTGGCCTGGCACGAGACCGGCGCAGCGGCAGCCAACGCCGGGGTGCAACTGACCGAGATCGGGCAGGCCGGCAGGTTCTCGGCCGACGAGTTCCTTGCGGCGGTCAAGCCGAAGGGCCACATGCTGTACCCGCCGACCACGCTCGTGGCGGTGGAGAACACCCACAACCGGGCGGGCGGCATCGTCGTGCCTCTGGCCGACGCAGAGGCGATCTGCGCGGCAGCGCGGGCGCACGGCATCGCATCGCTGCTCGACGGCGCCCGCCTCTGGAACGCCGCCGTCGCCCTCGGGGTGCCGCCGGCCGCCGTGGCCGCGCCCTTCGACGTCGTCTGGGCGGCCTTGAGCAAGGGGCTGGGCGCGCCGGCTGGGTCGCTGCTGGCCGGTCCACGCGACGTGATCGCCCGGGCCGTCCGCTACCGTCGGATGTTCGGTGGGGCGATGCGCCAGGTCGGCCTGCTGGCCGCGGCGGCGACCCACGCGCTTGCGCACCACTATGCCCGGCTCGTCGACGACCACGCGCACGCGCGGCTGATCGGCGAGCGGGTCGCGCAGTCGCCCGGCGTGCGGCTCGACCTGGCGACGGTCCAGACCAACATCGTCATGTTCCACCTCTCGCCCGGCGCGCCCGACGCCGCCACGGTCGTTGCGCGGGCCCGCGAGCGGGGCGTGCTCCTCATCGCGTTCGGCCCGCGCACGCTGCGCGTTGTCACTCATCTGGAGGTGACGCGTGACCAGTGCGCCCGGGCAGCCGACATTCTGGCGGAACTCTGTACGACCGACGCGTAG
- a CDS encoding CoA-binding protein: MADDWRRCLLTTPSDIRQLLHGVSRVAVLGARPASYAHKAAYYVPEALQDMGLTIVPVVVHDHVEPRILGEPVYRRLVDVPGQLDLVDVFRRPEDLPGHVDDILARAPRAVWFQSGIRNDAVAETLARAGIQVVQDRCLMIDYRNHGRR, translated from the coding sequence ATGGCCGACGACTGGCGCCGCTGCCTGCTCACCACCCCGTCCGACATCCGCCAGCTCCTCCATGGCGTGAGCCGTGTCGCCGTCCTCGGCGCGCGCCCTGCCTCGTACGCCCACAAGGCGGCCTACTACGTCCCCGAGGCCCTGCAGGACATGGGCCTGACCATCGTGCCGGTCGTGGTGCACGACCATGTCGAGCCCCGGATCCTGGGCGAGCCCGTCTACCGGCGGCTCGTGGACGTCCCCGGACAACTCGATCTGGTGGACGTGTTCAGGCGGCCCGAGGACCTGCCGGGCCACGTCGACGACATCCTCGCGCGCGCCCCGCGCGCCGTCTGGTTCCAGTCGGGGATCCGCAACGACGCCGTGGCCGAGACACTCGCCCGCGCCGGCATCCAGGTGGTGCAGGACCGTTGCCTGATGATCGACTACCGGAACCACGGGCGGCGGTGA
- a CDS encoding hydroxypyruvate isomerase family protein translates to MDRRAFLQKTTAMTAALGLPIAAAAQPAPAAPAARTFGPVTPARKFKLKYAPHFGMFENSAGKDLFDQLKFMADQGFTAMEDNGMMGRAPELQAQLGEAMTRLGIQMGVFVIQTGGNNSDRFTTGKPENRDLFIKACESAVEVAKRCNAKWMTVVPGGFERKLPIGLQHAHVIDTLRYGADVLAKHNLVMVLEPLSDNPDQFLRTSDQTYMICRAVNSPACKILFDMYHMQRNEGHIIPHIDWAWSEIGYFQIGDNPGRKEPTTGEVNYKNIFKHIHAKAAAEGRDFILGMEHGNAFPGKEGEQKLIDAYVYSDAF, encoded by the coding sequence ATGGATCGACGTGCCTTCCTGCAGAAGACGACCGCGATGACGGCCGCCCTCGGCCTGCCGATCGCGGCCGCGGCCCAACCGGCTCCCGCCGCGCCCGCGGCGCGGACGTTCGGCCCGGTCACGCCCGCCCGGAAGTTCAAGCTGAAGTACGCCCCGCACTTCGGCATGTTCGAGAACTCCGCCGGCAAGGACCTGTTCGACCAGTTGAAGTTCATGGCCGACCAGGGTTTCACGGCGATGGAGGACAACGGGATGATGGGCCGCGCGCCCGAGTTGCAGGCACAGCTCGGCGAGGCGATGACCAGGCTCGGCATCCAGATGGGGGTCTTCGTCATCCAGACGGGCGGCAACAACAGCGACAGGTTCACGACGGGCAAGCCCGAGAACCGCGACCTGTTCATCAAGGCGTGCGAGTCGGCCGTCGAGGTGGCCAAGCGCTGCAACGCGAAGTGGATGACGGTGGTGCCCGGCGGCTTCGAGCGGAAGCTGCCGATCGGCCTGCAGCACGCCCACGTGATCGACACGCTGCGGTACGGAGCCGACGTGCTCGCCAAGCACAATCTCGTGATGGTGCTCGAGCCGCTCAGCGACAACCCCGATCAGTTCCTGCGCACGTCAGACCAGACGTACATGATCTGCCGCGCCGTGAACTCGCCCGCCTGCAAGATCCTGTTCGACATGTACCACATGCAGCGCAACGAGGGGCACATCATCCCGCACATCGACTGGGCGTGGTCCGAGATCGGCTACTTCCAGATCGGCGACAACCCTGGCCGCAAGGAACCGACCACGGGTGAAGTCAACTACAAGAACATCTTCAAGCACATCCACGCCAAGGCGGCCGCCGAGGGGCGGGACTTCATCCTCGGCATGGAGCATGGCAACGCCTTCCCTGGCAAGGAAGGCGAGCAGAAGCTGATCGACGCGTACGTGTATTCCGACGCGTTCTGA
- a CDS encoding DUF3500 domain-containing protein, whose protein sequence is MRAILFSAFVLGAAAAAVASRPSTAQPASDRKAAAPAATSSTAAATALATSLSGPARDKALLPLEHEARTQLNYVPMVRAGVPLEELAEPQQAQAFSLLRSGLSESGYATARKIIAHEDILREIEKGQGVANYMRRQPGLYYTAIFGTPSAEGVWAWRFEGHHLSVNATHAGKDGDVVAPLFFGSNPAKVLSGPSAGLRILAAEEDEARALMALFTADQKAKAVIAPETTNDIVTTNKPKAEIAQFDGVAAATLTAPQKAQLRKLIDVYANRFPEAQRKSQLARIEKAGFDKLHFAWAGSLEVGKKHYYRVHGPTMLIEYDNSQNDANHIHSMWRDPEHDFGGDVLRKHLAAVKH, encoded by the coding sequence ATGCGCGCCATCCTCTTCTCCGCCTTCGTCCTCGGCGCGGCCGCCGCGGCTGTCGCCTCGCGTCCTTCCACCGCCCAACCGGCGTCGGACCGGAAGGCCGCCGCGCCGGCGGCCACCAGCAGCACCGCGGCGGCCACGGCGCTCGCCACGTCGCTGTCCGGACCCGCCCGCGACAAGGCCCTGCTGCCGCTCGAGCACGAAGCCCGCACCCAGTTGAACTACGTGCCGATGGTCCGCGCCGGCGTGCCGCTCGAGGAACTGGCAGAGCCGCAGCAGGCCCAGGCGTTCTCGCTGTTGCGTTCGGGCCTGAGCGAGAGCGGGTACGCGACGGCGCGCAAGATCATCGCCCACGAGGACATCCTCCGCGAGATCGAGAAGGGCCAGGGCGTGGCCAATTACATGCGCCGGCAGCCGGGCCTCTACTACACCGCCATCTTCGGCACGCCGTCGGCCGAGGGCGTGTGGGCCTGGCGCTTCGAGGGACACCACCTCTCGGTGAACGCCACGCATGCCGGCAAGGACGGTGACGTCGTCGCGCCCCTGTTCTTCGGCTCCAATCCCGCGAAGGTGCTGTCGGGGCCGAGCGCGGGCCTGCGCATTCTCGCCGCCGAGGAAGACGAGGCGCGTGCGCTGATGGCGCTCTTCACTGCCGACCAGAAGGCCAAGGCGGTCATCGCTCCCGAGACGACCAACGACATCGTCACCACCAACAAGCCGAAGGCCGAGATCGCGCAGTTCGACGGCGTGGCCGCCGCCACGCTCACGGCGCCGCAGAAGGCGCAGCTGCGCAAGCTCATCGACGTCTACGCCAACCGCTTCCCCGAGGCGCAGCGCAAGTCGCAACTCGCGCGCATCGAAAAGGCCGGTTTCGACAAGCTGCACTTCGCGTGGGCCGGTAGCCTCGAGGTGGGCAAGAAGCACTACTACCGCGTGCACGGCCCGACGATGTTGATCGAGTACGACAACAGCCAGAACGACGCCAACCACATCCACAGCATGTGGCGCGATCCCGAGCACGACTTCGGCGGCGACGTACTCCGCAAGCACCTCGCGGCGGTGAAGCACTAG
- a CDS encoding HNH endonuclease encodes MSRLHTLLLRVVESDARATQADDGSWIVPCLHCQSKLAIAPGGAPLGEASLEHIVPRSWFGRGPARVLVAEVGDVEALANLAVACARCNRQKGKTHDADGPSNPRAREVIAALLARRAARQK; translated from the coding sequence ATGTCCCGCCTCCACACGCTTCTCCTCCGCGTCGTCGAGAGCGACGCCCGTGCCACGCAGGCCGACGACGGGTCGTGGATCGTGCCGTGCCTGCACTGCCAGTCGAAGCTGGCGATCGCGCCAGGCGGCGCCCCCCTCGGAGAAGCGAGCCTCGAGCACATCGTCCCCCGCAGCTGGTTCGGGCGCGGTCCCGCCCGCGTGCTCGTGGCCGAGGTCGGCGACGTGGAGGCGCTGGCCAACCTTGCCGTCGCCTGCGCACGCTGCAACCGCCAGAAGGGGAAGACCCACGACGCCGACGGCCCCTCGAATCCCAGGGCCCGCGAGGTCATCGCGGCCCTGCTCGCGCGACGCGCGGCGCGGCAGAAGTAG
- a CDS encoding NIPSNAP family protein, giving the protein MRHVRPLLVLVLIFAAGYVAGQFSRADLAAQGGGQKVFELRTYYTHPGKLPDLQARFRNHTTKLFEKHGMTNVGYWVPQDEPAHSNTLIYVISHESREQAKKNWAAFGADPVWQKVRTESEANGKIVEKVDSVFMDATDYSAIK; this is encoded by the coding sequence ATGCGTCACGTCCGCCCGCTGTTGGTCCTCGTCCTCATCTTCGCCGCCGGCTACGTCGCCGGGCAGTTCTCGCGCGCCGATCTCGCTGCGCAGGGTGGGGGACAGAAGGTCTTCGAGCTTCGCACGTACTACACGCACCCCGGCAAGCTGCCCGACCTGCAGGCACGCTTCCGCAACCACACCACGAAGCTGTTCGAGAAGCACGGGATGACCAACGTCGGCTACTGGGTGCCGCAGGACGAGCCGGCCCACAGCAACACGCTGATTTACGTGATCTCGCACGAGAGCCGCGAGCAGGCCAAGAAGAACTGGGCGGCGTTCGGCGCCGACCCGGTGTGGCAGAAGGTCCGCACCGAGTCGGAGGCCAACGGCAAGATCGTCGAGAAGGTCGACTCCGTGTTCATGGACGCCACCGACTACTCGGCGATCAAGTAG
- a CDS encoding cold shock domain-containing protein has protein sequence MRTTGTVKWFNESKGFGFITPEGGQKDCFVHHSAIAGTGFKTLVEGERVEFDIVQGAKGPAAENVVRQGR, from the coding sequence ATGCGTACTACCGGTACCGTCAAGTGGTTCAACGAGAGCAAGGGCTTCGGCTTCATCACGCCCGAGGGCGGCCAGAAGGATTGCTTCGTGCACCACAGCGCCATCGCCGGCACGGGTTTCAAGACCCTTGTCGAGGGTGAGCGCGTCGAGTTCGACATCGTCCAGGGCGCCAAGGGACCGGCGGCCGAGAACGTTGTCCGCCAGGGCCGCTAG
- a CDS encoding ring-cleaving dioxygenase, which yields MQTISGLHHVTAISGPAQQNLDFYAGILGMRLVKKSVNQDDPGTYHLFYADAAGHPGTDLTFFPWSHMAPSRAGHGLATEVQLTVPTGSLDYWGERLTRYGVKVGGVETRFGDRVLPAVDPHGLQVALVESADPTTRGFEPWAHSPVPVERQVRGLHGARTWQHDKAPTAWFLTNVFGFTERGTEGGWTRYVIGDGGPGRVLDVRETPDERRGAWGTGSIHHLAWRVTDEAHELIVRKAVEEVGLRPTPVIDRFWFKSVYFKEPGGVLFELATDGPGFAVDEDAGHLGETLVLPPWLEGQRAAIERAVPALTYPPQV from the coding sequence ATGCAGACGATCAGCGGCTTGCACCACGTCACGGCCATCTCCGGCCCCGCGCAGCAGAACCTCGACTTCTACGCCGGCATCCTCGGGATGCGGCTCGTGAAGAAGAGCGTCAACCAGGACGACCCCGGCACGTACCACCTGTTCTACGCGGACGCAGCCGGGCATCCCGGCACGGACCTGACCTTCTTCCCCTGGTCGCACATGGCGCCCTCGCGCGCCGGGCATGGCCTGGCCACCGAGGTGCAGCTGACGGTGCCCACCGGCTCGCTCGACTACTGGGGCGAGCGGCTGACGCGCTACGGCGTGAAGGTCGGCGGTGTCGAGACGCGCTTCGGCGATCGCGTGCTGCCAGCCGTCGACCCGCACGGGCTGCAGGTGGCGCTCGTCGAGTCTGCCGACCCGACCACGCGCGGCTTCGAGCCCTGGGCCCACAGCCCGGTGCCCGTCGAGCGTCAGGTGCGCGGCCTGCACGGCGCCCGCACGTGGCAGCACGACAAGGCGCCGACGGCGTGGTTCCTCACCAACGTGTTCGGGTTCACCGAACGCGGGACGGAGGGCGGATGGACGCGCTACGTGATCGGCGACGGCGGCCCCGGCCGGGTGCTCGACGTCCGCGAGACGCCCGACGAGCGCCGCGGTGCCTGGGGCACGGGCAGCATCCATCACCTGGCGTGGCGGGTCACCGACGAGGCGCACGAGCTCATCGTCCGCAAGGCGGTCGAGGAGGTGGGCCTGCGCCCGACGCCGGTCATCGACCGGTTCTGGTTCAAGTCCGTGTATTTCAAGGAACCTGGTGGCGTGCTGTTCGAGCTGGCGACCGACGGGCCCGGGTTCGCCGTTGACGAGGACGCGGGCCACCTCGGCGAGACGCTCGTGCTGCCGCCCTGGCTCGAGGGTCAGCGCGCCGCCATCGAGCGCGCCGTCCCGGCGCTGACGTACCCGCCGCAAGTCTGA
- a CDS encoding type 1 glutamine amidotransferase domain-containing protein, which translates to MTTSLAGKKVAILVADGFEQVEMTSPRDALIRAGALVEIVSPQDRHVRGWQHTEWGETFAVDRPVVAVEATDYDALVLPGGQMNPDLLRVNAKAVQLIREFHEAGKPIAAICHGPWLLVEAGLVDGLRLTSYPSIRTDVVNAGGQWQDAEVVEDDGIITSRNPDDLPAFNRATIVAIAGSQVPRDVGTTTAAGEPIEQAGASGAR; encoded by the coding sequence ATGACCACATCGCTGGCAGGGAAGAAGGTGGCCATCCTGGTGGCCGACGGGTTCGAGCAGGTCGAGATGACCAGCCCTCGCGACGCCCTCATCCGGGCGGGTGCGCTCGTCGAGATCGTGTCGCCCCAGGATCGACACGTGCGCGGCTGGCAGCACACCGAGTGGGGCGAGACGTTTGCGGTGGATCGCCCTGTGGTGGCCGTCGAAGCCACCGACTACGACGCGCTGGTGCTGCCCGGCGGCCAGATGAACCCCGATCTCCTGCGCGTCAACGCCAAGGCCGTGCAATTGATCCGGGAGTTCCACGAGGCCGGCAAGCCGATCGCCGCCATCTGCCATGGGCCATGGTTGCTGGTCGAAGCCGGGCTCGTCGACGGGCTGCGTCTCACGTCCTACCCGTCGATCCGCACCGATGTCGTCAACGCGGGCGGACAATGGCAGGACGCGGAGGTGGTCGAGGACGACGGGATCATCACCTCGCGCAACCCTGACGACCTGCCGGCGTTCAATCGGGCGACGATCGTGGCGATTGCCGGCAGCCAGGTGCCGCGCGACGTCGGGACCACCACGGCCGCCGGCGAGCCGATCGAGCAGGCCGGGGCATCAGGGGCGCGATGA